In Aethina tumida isolate Nest 87 chromosome 2, icAetTumi1.1, whole genome shotgun sequence, the DNA window aacaagttttaGTTTATCATAATATCCAGAACAATCAATAATGAACATTAGCTGGGAAATTCTCAATTTAAATCGATGGTTGCGTGACTGAAATTATTTCACGAAGttgttttattctaaaaatagacgtaaaatacatttttagagGAAGTATGTACTCAGttatattagaattatatttattgcttataaatttcctttctgttaatatttgacatgattttaacaataattataacccTCATTATAAAccacaacaattaaaaacaccactaattgtataaattaccaCAACTACCATATGGATACGGTATTTTTTAGGGTTCTAATAAGTTCAGTACACAGAACGTATAACGAGAGATCACAATCAATTCATTACCTTATAGTGGCGATGTTAATGACCTCTTTGTCTTTTGTTCCACAATCTCTTACAAGCATTACATTATTTGTTgtgcaattattatttttaacattcaaatatGGAACACAAATTATCATATTGTTCTTATTAAGTACAtcgattaatattttcttaatagaATTTAGAAAGCTAATGTGATTTTGTGTTTCAGCTTGGTGTGTCTCCAAGATATTCGGAATTTGGCCAACGATTCGGCAGTGGTTAATATACCTCCAGTGGGACAGGACAGTTCTCCAGACACTCCACAACCAGCCTATGACTTGAAGCAAGGATGGATGAATGGGATCTTTGGATGTCTAAGGCCCGTTCTATCTATTATAGGAAAAGGGGTcgtcgaaaataaaaatgtaccagGTAAATGAAACCGCACCTTCaaatggaattattttatgtttataaagtttaaaatgaatgaataaattccTGAATCGTATGTTCTACCTTCAATTATAAAAGCAACATTTGAATTAGCAAATATCcattcattttttgtagatcataatattaaaggtGTGGACTTTGAGTTAAGATGTCCCAGATGTTCCAATCTAATAGACAAGTTGACAGTCTTTCTCTGGATAAACTTAAAACATTTACTCGAGCATCAAACACTGATTTTCCTCCACAGAATACCTAAGGGCATGGTTCCCGATTATTTGATATACgtactcaaaaaatattacataataccACAACGCAAAGAAGGTAATGacaaaacaaacatattttatatcaatcaGCTTTCGAAAAATGGCTGCGTGGGAACATCATTGGAGACTCTGTTGTTCATCGTCACAATTTCATAGATGGGTTGACATgtcttttaattgtttcatgaTGTTTGTGTTGGTgctttaaatttgtgttaataCACGTGATACCATCCATTTGTTTGGTAAAAGTCTGTAGAAGCATGACTAGTGTAGCTCAGAAAATAATCTGATTAATAATGACACCCATCCATGGCATatctttaaatgttgtttcttAAGATCGACTGTATATAAATGCTAAAATATGTAGAGGGCActattatattgatatttcatTAGTTGTTTTCACTATTTAAATGCTTTTTCCTGTAACAAATGTTATTTCATGAATTTCCCACATATAaaactttctaatttattataatcaattacaGATTTTCAacagatatttattagaattgtttgttttaaatatgaactATTTTTAGGTTAAGCGTTAATCGTTGGCCTCATGACACCGCGTAGATAAAATATacgaattaaaatacatagagTAGACCATTAACACCTAGAATAGGTATCAGTGATTTACTTTAAACGGCTTACTAAATACGTTCCTAAATAAGGGACCTATCGAAGATTTCGCGCTTGTCGAAGGTAGTCGATTGGTTCCGACCTTTCGATCATTCGGTATACCCCCTATATTTCGAgcatttcaacaaaaatttatcaaacctTTAAAATCTATcactaaatgaaaaatgaatttgaaattcagCACTTAAATTGAATCACACTTAATATACCATAGATTgggtttcattattttatcacattttaatgtttttaaaatttctaaaatataatcattgaCGGTAACCtcttataatcaaaaatattatcatcatATAAAAGATAATCACATAATAATGTATATCATTGgactttgaaaaataatattggttATCGAATCTATTTATATCTTATCtatttatcttataaaattatgtgataAATCATTTGCGCCTGGTTTTTTTGCGGGGTAAATGTGTCCATCCGAAATGAAGAACAATGAACTACAGGAGGGGAAATCCTGTAGCAGATTTCATCCGTAAACTAACTGGTTTGAATGTCAGAAGATTTCCCACCAATCAACCGAAAGGTACGAAAACATTCTAAATATTGGGCAATGATCACGTGATTGCATTCATCAATTGGACATAATAAAGAtgcaataatcaattatttctaataatccatcattaacaattttgtatgtcctataatttttttaaattctgtcaCACAAATTACGTTTTTGGccatatatgtatgtatcaTCTCACACAATCAAATATGGCAACTGGGTGACAAGTCTTCCATGTCCTTCAGACCTAAAAATCAAACCAATTTatcgaattttattttcagatgaTTGGGAGATCCCCTTTGAGAAGATCACACAGCTCACTTTTCTGGGATGTGGCGCCCAAGGAGCCGTATTCTCTGGCATGCTTAACGACCTCCCCGTAGCAGTAAAAAAAGTTAACGAACTGAAGGACACCGACATCAGGAACTTACGTAAACTCAATCATCCGAACATCGTCAAGTTTCAAGGTGTTTGCACCCAGGAACCATGTTTTTGCATCGTCATGGAGTTTTGCCCTTATGGCACTTTGTTCAATTTGCTCAAGACCCAGGCCCAAGCTGTCACCATCCAGAGAGTTGTCAATTGGTCCAAACAGATTGCCAGTGGGATGAATTACCTGCACATGCACAAAATCATTCACAGGGACTTGAAGAGCCCAAAGTAAGTActtgtattttatatgtacatatatataCTTATTGAAGTTTTGTTGCAGCGTATTAATTGGCGAAGACGAAGTGATAAAAATCAGCGACTTCGGTACTTGTCGAACCTTCAATGGCATCAGCGAAAAAATGACATTCGCAGGTACAGTCGCCTGGATGGCCCCAGAAGCAATACAAGAAAAAGCTTGCAGCGAAAAAGTAGACATTTGGTCGTTCGGAGTGGTTTTGTGGGAGCTTCTCACCTGCGAAGTACCGTACGAAGGTCTTGAGCAAAGCGCCATCATGTACTCCGTTGGCAGTGGCAAACTGACGCCCCCCATTCCCGAGTCGTGTCCAGACGGATTCAAATTGATAATGCAAATCTGTTGGAAAATGAACCCCAAAGAGAGACCTTCGTTCAAACTCATATGTAACCATCTCGAAATTGCGTCGGTTGAAATTTTAGCCAAATTCGAAGACAAACCATTCTTCATCACCCAAGAAAATTGGAAGCAGGAGATCAAAACTCAGATCACACAGTTCGTGGAACAATTCCAAAAAACACAGATTGAATATAAACTAAAGGAAGAACAGCTAATTGAAAAGAggcaaatggaaataaaacacATCAAAGACATTCGGGAATTGTACGatagaaaattagaaaagGTTAATCAACTGTACATGGAACTGAATGCTGCTCTGcaatatattgataaattcaGGCACGCCGGACGCAAAAAGAGGGTATTTCCGGTACTAAAGAAAAATGAGAGACGTAGATCCAGCAACCAGAGTACCACCCCAACAAGTCCTGATTGTAGCCTGACAAGCCCAGATACTCCCCAATTGGTAAGGACAACTAATCTAATatataagaatctaaagttaaTTACAATTGTAACAGTACTAactaatcattatttatttttaagatgcATGAAGTTTTAGATGGTGTTGCATGTGGTGTATCCTCTGAAAATGGTGACCTTGATGTTATTTGTGATATTTGCCATTCTGTGGCTACTAATGCCTTTTTATGTACGAAATGCGACATGACTTTTCATCCGAACTGTATTCTTATAACAAAAGACCTGCCAAATAGAAATTGTAATCATCAAATAATTGATCCTTCTGATTCAATTGATCTGTTATTAGAGCAAGTCAAACATTTAACTTTATTGATACAAtcacaagaaaataatttacgagtCGTTAAGAACTTGTTGAGTGATCGAGTACCTGAAGAACATGTCATTAATCTCAAGAAATAAATACAGGAATTAGTACAGTAAAAGTATGCTGTGTGTAGCTGTGAAATATGTAGTACAAAATACTAACAAAGATATtggaacaaattaaataaataatctaattatttaatagagatgtacataacataaaattttcaataattttgaaataaatattttgtttttatagtgCATCATGCTTTATTAACCCCTTTTACATACACATTTTGTGTCATGTGCCTCCTGGTGGGAGACATATAAAACATGTGTGTTGATTATtccatgaattaaattttatgtcacCATTTTATTTTGGATCTAAAACCTCTTTTGGATAAAACAAGTGACATTAAGaaactttgattaattttgtttgtattattttctaGACCCCGGCGAAATTACCCCTCTATGCAACATTGAACGATACAACAGATTCAGTATCTCAGACCACACAAACATCAATATCCACAAGAAAGCGACATTATCGAACAAACTCCAGTTCACCCAGAGGATCGGGATGCTCCAGGATATCACGAACATCCACGGTCACAGATGCAGAAACTCAAACCGACAGTATGGACGTCAGCGAACCGGATCTCAGCCCATCTACGAGTTTTTCAAGTCAAGTGACCATGTATCCTCAAAGGGTGATCTTACAGGAGTTCAGGAACAGCGAAGATG includes these proteins:
- the LOC109605479 gene encoding mitogen-activated protein kinase kinase kinase 13 isoform X1 gives rise to the protein MHTPESTLERGQGPPPYSAPVSADSADHEKVIIPHILSLPNPDECDNLSESLVCLQDIRNLANDSAVVNIPPVGQDSSPDTPQPAYDLKQGWMNGIFGCLRPVLSIIGKGVVENKNVPDHNIKGVDFELRCPRCSNLIDKLTVFLWINLKHLLEHQTLIFLHRIPKGMVPDYLIYVLKKYYIIPQRKEDDWEIPFEKITQLTFLGCGAQGAVFSGMLNDLPVAVKKVNELKDTDIRNLRKLNHPNIVKFQGVCTQEPCFCIVMEFCPYGTLFNLLKTQAQAVTIQRVVNWSKQIASGMNYLHMHKIIHRDLKSPNVLIGEDEVIKISDFGTCRTFNGISEKMTFAGTVAWMAPEAIQEKACSEKVDIWSFGVVLWELLTCEVPYEGLEQSAIMYSVGSGKLTPPIPESCPDGFKLIMQICWKMNPKERPSFKLICNHLEIASVEILAKFEDKPFFITQENWKQEIKTQITQFVEQFQKTQIEYKLKEEQLIEKRQMEIKHIKDIRELYDRKLEKVNQLYMELNAALQYIDKFRHAGRKKRVFPVLKKNERRRSSNQSTTPTSPDCSLTSPDTPQLTPAKLPLYATLNDTTDSVSQTTQTSISTRKRHYRTNSSSPRGSGCSRISRTSTVTDAETQTDSMDVSEPDLSPSTSFSSQVTMYPQRVILQEFRNSEDDDERVNGNSVQLHYMAQHSQPSVQVFTRVDSRSTSPILFNQDDDTINRNMDHPRLSSDEENLETLGRKVSEMRISTLFSSENGNLTDDLGEIIRKKASCDTRDSTEDAANDSFTDEEGEICNHSLRRRSVARRPIYPGRRPNRYKFNHHYQREQQNASDEGNTSEYSVSPSSKSSTLESNPERIRLPNISLKRPNLSDGSSESESEENMTIVTQLSFRNKTENAV
- the LOC109605479 gene encoding mitogen-activated protein kinase kinase kinase 13 isoform X3: MHTPESTLERGQGPPPYSAPVSADSADHEKVIIPHILSLPNPDECDNLSESLVCLQDIRNLANDSAVVNIPPVGQDSSPDTPQPAYDLKQGWMNGIFGCLRPVLSIIGKGVVENKNVPDDWEIPFEKITQLTFLGCGAQGAVFSGMLNDLPVAVKKVNELKDTDIRNLRKLNHPNIVKFQGVCTQEPCFCIVMEFCPYGTLFNLLKTQAQAVTIQRVVNWSKQIASGMNYLHMHKIIHRDLKSPNVLIGEDEVIKISDFGTCRTFNGISEKMTFAGTVAWMAPEAIQEKACSEKVDIWSFGVVLWELLTCEVPYEGLEQSAIMYSVGSGKLTPPIPESCPDGFKLIMQICWKMNPKERPSFKLICNHLEIASVEILAKFEDKPFFITQENWKQEIKTQITQFVEQFQKTQIEYKLKEEQLIEKRQMEIKHIKDIRELYDRKLEKVNQLYMELNAALQYIDKFRHAGRKKRVFPVLKKNERRRSSNQSTTPTSPDCSLTSPDTPQLTPAKLPLYATLNDTTDSVSQTTQTSISTRKRHYRTNSSSPRGSGCSRISRTSTVTDAETQTDSMDVSEPDLSPSTSFSSQVTMYPQRVILQEFRNSEDDDERVNGNSVQLHYMAQHSQPSVQVFTRVDSRSTSPILFNQDDDTINRNMDHPRLSSDEENLETLGRKVSEMRISTLFSSENGNLTDDLGEIIRKKASCDTRDSTEDAANDSFTDEEGEICNHSLRRRSVARRPIYPGRRPNRYKFNHHYQREQQNASDEGNTSEYSVSPSSKSSTLESNPERIRLPNISLKRPNLSDGSSESESEENMTIVTQLSFRNKTENAV
- the LOC109605479 gene encoding mitogen-activated protein kinase kinase kinase 13 isoform X2 yields the protein MVVLKVNNSGLCGNLKPLPEVPIFTVENYERDKSLVCLQDIRNLANDSAVVNIPPVGQDSSPDTPQPAYDLKQGWMNGIFGCLRPVLSIIGKGVVENKNVPDHNIKGVDFELRCPRCSNLIDKLTVFLWINLKHLLEHQTLIFLHRIPKGMVPDYLIYVLKKYYIIPQRKEDDWEIPFEKITQLTFLGCGAQGAVFSGMLNDLPVAVKKVNELKDTDIRNLRKLNHPNIVKFQGVCTQEPCFCIVMEFCPYGTLFNLLKTQAQAVTIQRVVNWSKQIASGMNYLHMHKIIHRDLKSPNVLIGEDEVIKISDFGTCRTFNGISEKMTFAGTVAWMAPEAIQEKACSEKVDIWSFGVVLWELLTCEVPYEGLEQSAIMYSVGSGKLTPPIPESCPDGFKLIMQICWKMNPKERPSFKLICNHLEIASVEILAKFEDKPFFITQENWKQEIKTQITQFVEQFQKTQIEYKLKEEQLIEKRQMEIKHIKDIRELYDRKLEKVNQLYMELNAALQYIDKFRHAGRKKRVFPVLKKNERRRSSNQSTTPTSPDCSLTSPDTPQLTPAKLPLYATLNDTTDSVSQTTQTSISTRKRHYRTNSSSPRGSGCSRISRTSTVTDAETQTDSMDVSEPDLSPSTSFSSQVTMYPQRVILQEFRNSEDDDERVNGNSVQLHYMAQHSQPSVQVFTRVDSRSTSPILFNQDDDTINRNMDHPRLSSDEENLETLGRKVSEMRISTLFSSENGNLTDDLGEIIRKKASCDTRDSTEDAANDSFTDEEGEICNHSLRRRSVARRPIYPGRRPNRYKFNHHYQREQQNASDEGNTSEYSVSPSSKSSTLESNPERIRLPNISLKRPNLSDGSSESESEENMTIVTQLSFRNKTENAV
- the LOC109605479 gene encoding mitogen-activated protein kinase kinase kinase 12 isoform X5, which produces MHTPESTLERGQGPPPYSAPVSADSADHEKVIIPHILSLPNPDECDNLSESLVCLQDIRNLANDSAVVNIPPVGQDSSPDTPQPAYDLKQGWMNGIFGCLRPVLSIIGKGVVENKNVPDHNIKGVDFELRCPRCSNLIDKLTVFLWINLKHLLEHQTLIFLHRIPKGMVPDYLIYVLKKYYIIPQRKEDDWEIPFEKITQLTFLGCGAQGAVFSGMLNDLPVAVKKVNELKDTDIRNLRKLNHPNIVKFQGVCTQEPCFCIVMEFCPYGTLFNLLKTQAQAVTIQRVVNWSKQIASGMNYLHMHKIIHRDLKSPNVLIGEDEVIKISDFGTCRTFNGISEKMTFAGTVAWMAPEAIQEKACSEKVDIWSFGVVLWELLTCEVPYEGLEQSAIMYSVGSGKLTPPIPESCPDGFKLIMQICWKMNPKERPSFKLICNHLEIASVEILAKFEDKPFFITQENWKQEIKTQITQFVEQFQKTQIEYKLKEEQLIEKRQMEIKHIKDIRELYDRKLEKVNQLYMELNAALQYIDKFRHAGRKKRVFPVLKKNERRRSSNQSTTPTSPDCSLTSPDTPQLMHEVLDGVACGVSSENGDLDVICDICHSVATNAFLCTKCDMTFHPNCILITKDLPNRNCNHQIIDPSDSIDLLLEQVKHLTLLIQSQENNLRVVKNLLSDRVPEEHVINLKK
- the LOC109605479 gene encoding mitogen-activated protein kinase kinase kinase 13 isoform X4, with product MNYRRGNPVADFIRKLTGLNVRRFPTNQPKDDWEIPFEKITQLTFLGCGAQGAVFSGMLNDLPVAVKKVNELKDTDIRNLRKLNHPNIVKFQGVCTQEPCFCIVMEFCPYGTLFNLLKTQAQAVTIQRVVNWSKQIASGMNYLHMHKIIHRDLKSPNVLIGEDEVIKISDFGTCRTFNGISEKMTFAGTVAWMAPEAIQEKACSEKVDIWSFGVVLWELLTCEVPYEGLEQSAIMYSVGSGKLTPPIPESCPDGFKLIMQICWKMNPKERPSFKLICNHLEIASVEILAKFEDKPFFITQENWKQEIKTQITQFVEQFQKTQIEYKLKEEQLIEKRQMEIKHIKDIRELYDRKLEKVNQLYMELNAALQYIDKFRHAGRKKRVFPVLKKNERRRSSNQSTTPTSPDCSLTSPDTPQLTPAKLPLYATLNDTTDSVSQTTQTSISTRKRHYRTNSSSPRGSGCSRISRTSTVTDAETQTDSMDVSEPDLSPSTSFSSQVTMYPQRVILQEFRNSEDDDERVNGNSVQLHYMAQHSQPSVQVFTRVDSRSTSPILFNQDDDTINRNMDHPRLSSDEENLETLGRKVSEMRISTLFSSENGNLTDDLGEIIRKKASCDTRDSTEDAANDSFTDEEGEICNHSLRRRSVARRPIYPGRRPNRYKFNHHYQREQQNASDEGNTSEYSVSPSSKSSTLESNPERIRLPNISLKRPNLSDGSSESESEENMTIVTQLSFRNKTENAV